A part of Flavobacteriaceae bacterium GSB9 genomic DNA contains:
- a CDS encoding rhomboid family intramembrane serine protease, protein MKSHEQFKFSTGVIAYPIFFVLIIWLVFWFEVRFGYNFSKYGIYPQTLKGLRGIVLSPFIHGDIQHIYHNTIPLFVLSAALFYFYRPIAWKVLFYGILLSGLLTWCVGRSSYHIGASGLIYVLVSFTFFKGVFAKHFRLIALSLLVVFLYGSMIWYTMPIKEGISWEGHLAGLITGFLFALIFKKQIAKPKKYEWEEDTYDEDDDPFLKHFDEEGNFIETKEVDKEPLKIKYDFKENDTN, encoded by the coding sequence ATGAAATCACACGAACAATTCAAATTTTCAACAGGCGTCATTGCTTACCCTATTTTTTTTGTGCTGATTATTTGGTTGGTGTTCTGGTTTGAGGTTCGCTTTGGTTATAATTTTAGTAAATATGGTATTTACCCACAAACTTTAAAGGGCTTACGTGGTATTGTACTAAGTCCTTTTATTCATGGTGACATTCAGCATATTTACCATAATACGATACCTCTGTTTGTGCTTTCTGCCGCTTTATTTTATTTCTATCGGCCAATTGCTTGGAAAGTATTGTTTTATGGAATCCTATTATCGGGGTTGTTAACGTGGTGTGTTGGGCGTTCATCGTATCATATTGGAGCCAGCGGACTCATCTATGTATTGGTGAGCTTTACCTTTTTTAAGGGCGTGTTTGCTAAGCATTTTCGACTTATTGCTTTATCGCTCTTAGTTGTTTTTCTCTACGGAAGTATGATTTGGTATACCATGCCTATTAAAGAAGGTATATCTTGGGAAGGCCATTTAGCAGGTTTAATTACGGGTTTTTTATTTGCATTAATTTTTAAAAAACAAATAGCCAAACCCAAAAAATATGAATGGGAGGAAGATACTTATGATGAAGACGACGATCCTTTTCTAAAGCATTTTGATGAAGAGGGAAATTTTATAGAAACCAAAGAGGTTGATAAAGAGCCGCTTAAAATAAAGTATGATTTTAAGGAAAACGATACTAATTAG
- a CDS encoding SDR family oxidoreductase encodes MNDIKNKVALITGGSKGIGFGIAKALLAEGVNVAVTSRSESAAQKAADTLNTSTTKAKAIGIKADVRDFESQQNAVKQVLAQFDNLDIVVANAGLGHYGSIEDLTLEQWHETIDTNLTGVFYTIKSTVDALKKSKGYFITISSLAGTNFFTNGSAYNASKFGLTGFTQAVMLDLRHHGVKVSTIMPGSVSTYFNNHTPGENDDWKIQIEDIGELTVDLLKMHPRTLPSKVEVRPSMPPKK; translated from the coding sequence ATGAACGATATAAAAAATAAAGTAGCCTTAATTACTGGAGGCTCTAAAGGTATAGGTTTTGGTATTGCCAAAGCTCTATTAGCAGAAGGCGTTAACGTTGCCGTAACCAGTAGGAGTGAGTCTGCGGCCCAAAAAGCAGCCGACACATTAAATACAAGTACAACAAAAGCAAAAGCTATAGGCATTAAAGCTGACGTAAGAGATTTTGAAAGCCAACAAAACGCAGTAAAACAAGTTTTAGCGCAATTTGATAATTTAGATATTGTAGTAGCCAATGCTGGTTTAGGACATTATGGAAGCATCGAAGATTTAACGTTAGAACAATGGCACGAAACCATAGACACTAATCTTACTGGGGTATTTTACACGATCAAGTCTACGGTTGATGCTTTAAAAAAATCGAAAGGCTATTTTATTACCATTTCAAGTTTGGCAGGCACCAACTTCTTTACAAATGGTTCGGCTTACAATGCCAGTAAATTTGGACTCACAGGCTTTACGCAAGCTGTAATGCTCGATTTAAGACATCATGGTGTAAAAGTAAGCACTATAATGCCTGGTTCGGTATCTACTTATTTTAACAATCATACACCCGGTGAAAACGACGACTGGAAAATACAAATTGAAGACATTGGCGAATTAACGGTAGATTTATTAAAAATGCACCCACGTACACTGCCTAGCAAAGTAGAAGTGCGGCCCTCTATGCCACCAAAAAAATAA
- the rlmB gene encoding 23S rRNA (guanosine(2251)-2'-O)-methyltransferase RlmB, which yields MQKLTQIFGTRAIIEAINAGETIDKVFLQKGLKSDLFSELESLINKKGINKSYVPVEKLNKLTKGNHQGAVAQISPIAFHNMEELILQVMESGKTPLFLLLDQLSDVRNFGAIIRTAECTGVDGIIIQKKGAAPINGDTIKTSAGAIFNVPICKVDHIKDAVFYMQASGVKVIAATEKTNDTIYDVSFTEPCAIIMGSEGRGINPSTLKVVDAKAKLPLMGDIESLNVSVACGAFLYEALRQRR from the coding sequence ATGCAAAAGCTAACACAAATTTTTGGAACAAGAGCTATAATTGAAGCTATTAATGCTGGAGAGACTATTGATAAAGTTTTTCTTCAAAAAGGTTTAAAAAGTGACTTATTTAGTGAACTTGAGTCACTAATAAACAAAAAAGGCATAAACAAATCCTATGTTCCTGTTGAAAAGCTTAATAAGTTAACCAAAGGCAACCACCAAGGTGCCGTGGCGCAAATATCGCCAATTGCTTTCCATAACATGGAAGAACTGATTTTACAAGTTATGGAATCGGGCAAAACACCATTGTTTTTATTATTAGATCAACTAAGTGATGTTCGAAATTTTGGAGCCATAATAAGAACTGCTGAATGTACTGGTGTGGATGGTATAATTATTCAAAAAAAAGGAGCAGCACCAATTAATGGCGACACCATAAAAACAAGTGCAGGGGCTATTTTTAATGTTCCTATTTGTAAAGTAGACCACATTAAAGATGCTGTTTTTTACATGCAGGCTTCTGGAGTAAAAGTTATAGCTGCAACCGAAAAAACCAATGACACCATTTATGATGTTTCATTTACCGAACCCTGTGCCATTATAATGGGCTCTGAAGGCAGAGGTATTAACCCCTCAACATTAAAAGTAGTTGACGCCAAAGCAAAACTACCATTAATGGGCGATATTGAATCGTTGAATGTATCGGTGGCTTGTGGGGCTTTTTTATATGAGGCCCTTAGGCAACGTCGCTAA
- a CDS encoding replication-associated recombination protein A — MNANEPLAERLRPKTLDDYVSQTHLVGQGGALTLHIKQGLIPSMIFWGPPGIGKTTLANIIATESKRPFYTLSAINSGVKDVRDIIEKAKKSGGLFTTKNPILFIDEIHRFSKSQQDSLLQAVEKGWITLIGATTENPSFEVISALLSRCQVYILNAFEKADLEQLLHRAIEKDEFLSKKNITLKETNALIKLSGGDARKLLNIFELIVNSFDTKKVVITDDTVLQRVQNNTVRYDKTGEQHYDIISAFIKSIRGSDPNAAVYWLARMIEGGEDVKFIARRLLISASEDIGNANPTALVIANNTFQAVSTIGYPESRIILSQCATYLACSPKSNAAYQAIGNAQQLVKQTGDLSVPLDIRNAPTKLMKELGYGDNYKYAHNYENNFATQEFMPDAIKNTKLYEPGNNARENAHREFLKQRWKDKYNY; from the coding sequence ATGAACGCAAACGAGCCCTTAGCTGAACGATTACGCCCAAAAACATTAGACGATTACGTGAGCCAGACCCATTTGGTTGGACAAGGTGGCGCATTAACACTGCACATAAAACAAGGGCTCATTCCGTCCATGATTTTCTGGGGTCCTCCGGGCATAGGAAAAACCACGTTGGCCAATATTATCGCTACAGAATCCAAACGCCCGTTTTATACGCTTAGTGCTATAAATTCTGGAGTTAAAGATGTAAGAGATATTATTGAAAAAGCCAAAAAAAGCGGCGGTTTGTTTACTACCAAAAACCCTATTTTATTCATCGATGAAATTCATAGGTTTAGTAAATCGCAACAAGACTCGCTGCTGCAAGCCGTTGAAAAGGGTTGGATTACACTAATTGGCGCCACTACCGAAAACCCCAGTTTTGAGGTGATTTCTGCGTTGCTTTCACGCTGTCAAGTTTATATATTAAATGCTTTTGAAAAAGCCGATTTAGAACAGTTGTTACATCGAGCCATTGAAAAAGATGAGTTCCTTTCTAAAAAAAACATTACCCTAAAAGAAACTAACGCACTCATAAAACTGTCTGGAGGCGATGCCCGTAAATTGCTGAATATTTTTGAATTGATCGTCAATTCTTTCGATACTAAAAAGGTAGTTATTACCGATGATACCGTCCTACAGCGTGTTCAAAACAACACGGTACGCTACGACAAAACCGGAGAACAGCACTACGACATTATATCGGCTTTTATAAAATCCATTCGTGGTAGCGACCCCAATGCAGCCGTGTATTGGCTCGCACGAATGATTGAAGGTGGCGAAGATGTTAAATTCATTGCACGGCGCCTGCTCATATCGGCCAGTGAAGACATCGGCAATGCCAACCCAACTGCTTTGGTTATTGCCAACAACACGTTTCAGGCCGTTAGCACCATAGGCTATCCAGAATCTAGAATTATTTTAAGCCAATGTGCCACATATTTGGCCTGCTCGCCAAAAAGCAACGCCGCTTACCAAGCTATTGGCAACGCACAACAACTAGTAAAACAAACAGGCGATTTAAGTGTCCCATTAGATATTAGAAACGCCCCTACCAAACTCATGAAAGAACTAGGCTATGGCGATAATTACAAATACGCCCATAACTACGAAAATAATTTTGCCACCCAAGAGTTTATGCCAGACGCCATTAAAAACACCAAACTTTACGAACCTGGAAACAATGCGCGCGAAAATGCACATCGCGAATTTTTAAAACAACGTTGGAAAGATAAATACAACTATTAA
- a CDS encoding M64 family metallo-endopeptidase: MKGIFFGVFLFINVFRGYTQSFQVTPIKVAGPDNERINLVILGEGYQSTELPDFLADATTFSNNMFSQSPFKEYADYFNVYAIEVPSNESGADHPATATDVDETGSSPYFVDTYFDATFDAFGYHRYLYYGIDYADAASAEMKIRSVLADNFPTYDQALILVNTPTYGGTGGEFPIASTHASSSEIAIHELGHSMFHLKDEYLVPDVYYAEAINMTQETDANIVKWKNWLGINGVGLYAYGTSGTPATWYKPRRGECKMEVLNKPFCAVCREGMVEKIHELISPLRSFSPSSSITNDPTSFPMQFEIDLLKPSPNTLESAWTLNSTNIVNNIDAVSIEEANFIEGENMLTVAVHDNSPFLKVDHHETIHVYSITWTINYSTLGIEDIKSSVNDLSIDMYPNPANSIVNFKFKNTNNFNLNVAIVSIEGKQLKRFSVSNQSSQKVDISELKTGVYLANFYVDDVLLVTKKIIKN; encoded by the coding sequence ATGAAAGGTATCTTTTTTGGAGTTTTTCTGTTTATAAATGTATTTCGGGGTTACACCCAAAGCTTTCAAGTTACCCCGATAAAAGTAGCCGGACCAGATAACGAGCGCATTAATTTGGTGATTTTAGGTGAGGGTTATCAAAGCACTGAGTTGCCCGACTTTTTAGCCGATGCAACAACGTTTAGCAATAACATGTTCAGTCAAAGTCCTTTTAAGGAGTATGCCGATTATTTTAATGTGTACGCCATAGAAGTGCCTTCAAACGAAAGTGGTGCCGATCACCCTGCAACGGCCACAGATGTTGATGAAACAGGTAGCAGCCCATATTTTGTTGACACTTATTTTGATGCCACATTTGATGCTTTTGGGTATCATCGATATCTTTATTACGGGATAGATTATGCCGATGCCGCCAGTGCTGAAATGAAAATACGGTCGGTTTTGGCTGATAACTTCCCAACTTACGACCAAGCTTTAATTTTGGTAAATACGCCAACATATGGAGGAACGGGAGGTGAGTTTCCTATCGCATCAACCCATGCAAGTTCTAGTGAAATTGCGATACATGAGTTGGGACATTCCATGTTCCATTTAAAGGATGAATATTTGGTGCCCGATGTATATTATGCCGAGGCAATAAACATGACACAAGAAACCGATGCCAATATCGTGAAATGGAAAAATTGGTTGGGAATTAACGGTGTTGGCCTTTACGCGTATGGTACATCGGGGACACCAGCTACATGGTACAAACCAAGAAGAGGTGAATGTAAAATGGAAGTTTTAAACAAACCTTTTTGTGCAGTATGTAGAGAAGGAATGGTTGAAAAGATACACGAATTAATATCGCCGTTGAGGTCTTTTTCACCGAGCAGTTCGATTACTAATGACCCGACAAGTTTTCCTATGCAATTCGAAATTGATTTGCTGAAACCTAGTCCAAATACTTTAGAAAGTGCATGGACTTTAAACAGTACAAATATTGTTAACAACATAGATGCCGTTTCAATTGAAGAAGCAAATTTTATAGAGGGTGAAAACATGCTTACTGTCGCAGTTCATGATAATAGTCCGTTTTTAAAAGTAGACCATCATGAAACCATACACGTTTATTCTATAACTTGGACTATTAATTATTCAACATTAGGAATTGAAGATATTAAAAGCTCTGTTAATGATTTGAGCATAGACATGTATCCCAACCCAGCAAATAGCATAGTGAACTTTAAATTTAAGAACACAAACAACTTCAATTTAAATGTAGCTATTGTTAGCATAGAAGGTAAACAGCTAAAACGCTTTTCTGTTTCAAATCAAAGCAGCCAAAAAGTTGATATCAGCGAATTAAAAACAGGCGTATATCTTGCCAATTTTTATGTTGATGATGTTTTGCTAGTCACCAAAAAAATAATAAAAAACTAA
- a CDS encoding DUF4136 domain-containing protein, which produces MKFLYTALLALLLVACAPIRVNYDYDKQAMFSNYKTYQYYGDMETGLNELDTKRLLDAIDAQMIAKGFSISEHPDFFIDIKSVEYQNSQRSSVGVGLGGSGRNVGGGISIGIPVGQSNINRQITIDFVDENKKQLFWQAVSEFGFNLNATPEKREEIFRAVAKKVLSEYPPMK; this is translated from the coding sequence ATGAAATTTCTATATACGGCCCTTTTAGCCCTACTTTTGGTAGCTTGTGCCCCTATTCGCGTTAATTACGATTACGACAAACAGGCCATGTTCAGTAATTACAAAACCTATCAATACTATGGTGATATGGAAACGGGATTGAATGAACTCGACACCAAACGCCTTTTGGACGCCATTGATGCCCAAATGATAGCAAAAGGCTTTTCAATTTCGGAACACCCAGATTTCTTTATCGATATTAAAAGTGTTGAATACCAAAATTCGCAACGTAGTTCTGTTGGCGTGGGTTTAGGTGGTAGTGGCCGCAATGTTGGTGGTGGTATTTCAATTGGTATTCCCGTTGGGCAAAGCAACATAAACCGACAAATAACCATCGATTTTGTTGATGAAAACAAAAAGCAACTCTTTTGGCAAGCCGTAAGTGAATTTGGCTTTAACCTGAATGCCACTCCCGAAAAACGGGAAGAAATATTTCGTGCTGTTGCAAAAAAAGTGCTTTCAGAATACCCGCCTATGAAATAG